The Halobacterium sp. CBA1132 genome has a segment encoding these proteins:
- a CDS encoding DUF5778 family protein, whose amino-acid sequence MSETVNEDLYRETVELLQPGDIELAGAVVHTSYESSAESMLHQLTLDAGSAAAEHADVGDTYVYSGNDSDEFGVNQHQGLTLDGDEFVWECQQLLREGTFDLVLYWKATGDHDAILDEIRALDGVEHVVGIEEDGFDA is encoded by the coding sequence ATGAGCGAGACGGTCAACGAGGACCTCTACCGGGAGACGGTCGAACTCCTGCAGCCCGGCGACATCGAGCTCGCGGGCGCAGTCGTCCACACGAGCTACGAGTCCAGCGCGGAGAGCATGCTCCACCAGCTCACCCTCGACGCCGGCAGCGCCGCCGCCGAGCACGCCGACGTCGGCGACACGTACGTCTACTCGGGCAACGACAGCGACGAGTTCGGCGTGAACCAGCACCAGGGGCTCACCCTCGACGGCGACGAGTTCGTCTGGGAGTGCCAGCAGTTGCTCCGCGAGGGGACGTTCGACCTCGTGCTGTACTGGAAGGCGACCGGCGACCACGACGCCATCCTCGACGAGATTCGCGCCCTCGACGGCGTCGAACACGTCGTCGGCATCGAGGAGGACGGCTTCGACGCCTAA
- a CDS encoding DUF92 domain-containing protein, which translates to MNWSLRRAAGFALVASLSLLAPLLGRAAAAPFVLVAAAAAVVPEGRLFEVFSTPRDRREGRLLALVGFSLAAAGVGLLVPLFEVSAGVFAASVLVVGYGDLGRRLVLVSREDRALSMVGFVVAGALAALAGQAVVAAMAGLPVVTPTHVFLASSGALTAGILRSVFVGRDDPVVLVTVALLLWLFAVLAPFDGVAAATAWERVGVALAVTAGFGYVSYALDATSVAGMLTGVLLGLLAVVLGDYGWFVVLIAFFAIGSLTTKFRYDQKLERGVAEDNEGARGTGNVLGNSAAALAALLLYAAHAHVPLSDLAYQFAYAGAVATALADTLSSEVGGLFDTPRLVTTFERVEPGTDGAVTWQGELAGLAGAGLIAAICIAVFGFGLAGAGVVVAAGVVGMTADSVAGAVIEGGVVGNQAVNFLATLSGGIAGGAVALLVGLA; encoded by the coding sequence GTGAACTGGAGTCTCCGGCGCGCCGCGGGGTTCGCGCTCGTGGCGTCGCTCTCGCTGCTCGCGCCGTTGCTCGGCCGGGCAGCGGCCGCCCCGTTCGTGCTCGTCGCCGCGGCAGCCGCCGTCGTCCCCGAGGGCCGACTGTTCGAGGTGTTCTCGACGCCGCGCGACCGCCGCGAGGGGCGGCTGTTGGCACTCGTCGGATTCTCGCTGGCGGCCGCCGGCGTCGGCCTCCTCGTGCCGCTGTTCGAGGTGTCCGCGGGCGTGTTCGCCGCGAGCGTGCTCGTCGTCGGGTACGGCGACCTCGGGCGACGACTTGTACTCGTCTCCCGCGAGGACCGCGCGCTCTCGATGGTCGGATTCGTCGTCGCGGGCGCGCTCGCCGCGCTGGCCGGACAGGCCGTCGTCGCCGCGATGGCCGGTCTGCCCGTCGTCACCCCGACGCACGTGTTCCTCGCGTCGAGTGGCGCGCTCACGGCCGGCATTCTACGGTCGGTGTTCGTCGGACGCGACGACCCGGTCGTGCTGGTGACGGTCGCGCTGTTGCTGTGGCTGTTCGCGGTGCTCGCGCCGTTCGACGGCGTGGCGGCGGCGACCGCGTGGGAGCGCGTCGGCGTCGCGCTCGCCGTCACGGCTGGGTTCGGCTACGTCTCCTACGCGCTGGACGCGACTTCGGTCGCTGGGATGCTGACGGGCGTGCTTCTCGGCCTGCTGGCGGTCGTACTCGGGGACTACGGCTGGTTCGTGGTGCTCATCGCGTTCTTCGCCATCGGCAGCCTCACGACGAAGTTCCGCTACGACCAGAAACTCGAACGCGGCGTCGCCGAGGACAACGAGGGCGCCCGCGGCACCGGGAACGTGCTCGGGAACTCCGCCGCGGCGCTGGCCGCGCTCCTGTTGTACGCCGCGCACGCACACGTGCCGCTGTCGGACCTCGCGTACCAGTTCGCGTACGCGGGCGCCGTCGCCACCGCGCTCGCGGACACGCTCTCCAGCGAAGTCGGCGGGCTGTTCGACACGCCGCGGCTCGTCACGACGTTCGAGCGCGTCGAACCCGGGACCGACGGCGCGGTGACGTGGCAGGGCGAGCTCGCGGGGCTCGCGGGCGCGGGCCTCATCGCCGCCATCTGCATCGCCGTCTTCGGGTTCGGGCTCGCGGGCGCCGGCGTCGTCGTCGCCGCAGGAGTCGTCGGCATGACGGCGGACAGCGTCGCTGGCGCGGTCATCGAGGGCGGCGTCGTCGGGAATCAGGCCGTGAACTTCCTCGCGACGCTCTCGGGCGGTATCGCCGGCGGCGCGGTCGCGCTGCTGGTCGGACTCGCGTAA
- a CDS encoding undecaprenyl diphosphate synthase family protein, translating into MGLYDRYLALRVRRHDADAPDHVALVITERDLLEAGAYDTLADFFGWAFDYGADRITVYVSVLDEAAVPTLERELARVSAPREVAVRGPDDEARADAPIQISVGHGGKQEFATAVRNVAEAVDAGEMEPEDVDESVVESELVFAEEPDLVIKTGAERLSDFMIWQSVYSELYFTDVNWRDFRKRDYLRAVLDYENRQRRFGR; encoded by the coding sequence GTGGGTCTCTACGACCGCTACCTCGCGCTCCGCGTGCGCCGCCACGACGCCGACGCGCCCGACCACGTCGCGCTCGTCATCACGGAGCGCGACCTCCTCGAAGCCGGCGCGTACGACACGCTCGCGGACTTTTTCGGGTGGGCGTTCGACTACGGCGCCGACCGCATCACCGTCTACGTGAGCGTCCTCGACGAGGCCGCGGTTCCGACGCTGGAACGCGAACTTGCGCGGGTGTCCGCACCCCGCGAGGTCGCCGTCCGCGGCCCCGACGACGAGGCGCGCGCGGACGCCCCCATCCAGATTAGCGTCGGCCACGGCGGCAAACAGGAGTTCGCGACGGCCGTCCGGAACGTCGCCGAAGCCGTCGACGCCGGCGAGATGGAGCCCGAGGACGTCGACGAGAGCGTCGTGGAGTCGGAACTCGTCTTCGCCGAGGAGCCGGACTTGGTCATCAAGACGGGCGCCGAGCGCCTCTCCGATTTCATGATTTGGCAGTCGGTCTACTCGGAACTGTACTTCACGGACGTCAACTGGCGGGACTTCCGCAAGCGCGACTACCTGCGCGCGGTGCTGGACTACGAGAACCGACAGCGGCGGTTCGGCCGCTAA
- the uppS gene encoding polyprenyl diphosphate synthase, whose translation MRTWLRSVLNAGYERVLRREVDGAPEHVAVIQDGNRRYARQRGDDATDGYESGAETTEQVLDWCAELGVQELTLYAFSTENFERPPEQQQHLFDLLEAKLTEFADADRVHDERVRIRAIGDIERLPERVREAAEYAEARTAGHDGFTLNVALAYGGRAELLGAARGVAEAVDAGDLDPEDVDAAEIEDRLATSPVRDVDLIVRTGGDERTSNFLPWHANGSEAAAFFCTPYWPEFSKTDFLRAVRTYESREASWRRTRAERALALVRALGSEVGEARRVLDRLRDHLPDPPEDVEAEGQSAD comes from the coding sequence ATGCGAACGTGGCTCCGCTCGGTGTTGAACGCCGGCTACGAGCGCGTGCTCCGCCGCGAGGTCGACGGCGCGCCCGAGCACGTCGCCGTCATTCAGGACGGCAACCGTCGGTACGCCCGACAGCGCGGCGACGACGCGACCGACGGCTACGAGTCCGGCGCCGAGACGACCGAGCAGGTCCTCGACTGGTGCGCCGAACTCGGCGTCCAGGAGCTCACGCTGTACGCGTTCTCCACGGAGAACTTCGAGCGACCACCCGAACAGCAACAACACCTCTTCGACCTCCTCGAAGCGAAGCTGACCGAGTTCGCGGACGCCGACCGCGTTCACGACGAGCGCGTGCGGATTCGCGCTATCGGCGACATCGAGCGCCTCCCAGAGCGCGTCCGCGAGGCCGCGGAGTACGCGGAGGCCCGGACCGCGGGCCACGACGGATTTACGCTGAACGTCGCGCTCGCGTACGGCGGCCGCGCGGAACTGCTCGGCGCCGCCCGCGGCGTCGCGGAAGCCGTCGACGCCGGCGACCTCGACCCCGAAGACGTCGACGCCGCCGAAATCGAGGACCGACTGGCGACCAGTCCCGTCCGCGACGTCGACCTCATCGTGCGCACGGGCGGCGACGAGCGCACGTCGAACTTCCTGCCGTGGCACGCCAACGGCAGCGAGGCCGCCGCGTTCTTCTGCACGCCGTACTGGCCGGAGTTCTCGAAGACGGACTTCCTGCGCGCCGTCCGCACCTACGAGTCTCGGGAGGCGTCGTGGCGGCGGACGCGAGCAGAGCGCGCACTCGCGCTCGTTCGCGCGCTCGGCAGCGAAGTCGGGGAAGCGCGACGCGTCCTCGACCGGCTCCGCGACCACCTCCCCGACCCGCCCGAGGACGTCGAGGCGGAGGGGCAGTCCGCGGACTAA
- a CDS encoding Lrp/AsnC family transcriptional regulator produces the protein MDIADLDDRDRAVLNAFQGGFPVVHRPFEPAAHALRSRGVDIDPAGLLDRVRRLDDEDVLTRFGALINAEEIGGNASLVAMHAPEDEFDEIAETVNGFREVAHNYEREHPHLNMWFVVSVADDENVEDVLTEIEAETGQTTYNLPKQREFRVEAKFLVDGPISDGDVDLSHLGPTPDPTDRDTLTPAERDLVLEVQDGLPVVETPYQAVAEEIGQETDWVVETLRRFNEEGKVRRVGVIPNHYSLGYTENGMTVWDVPDNLVDEVGPAVASLDFVTHCYERPRHDGVWEYNFFAMTHGRSEAESQQRIEQVRDVMAEYWDVGDDDWDTLFSTRILKKTGIRLAERADANTA, from the coding sequence ATGGATATCGCGGACCTCGACGACCGGGACCGCGCGGTACTGAACGCGTTTCAGGGGGGGTTCCCGGTCGTACACCGGCCGTTCGAGCCGGCGGCGCACGCGCTCCGGTCGCGGGGCGTGGACATCGACCCGGCGGGCCTGCTCGACCGGGTTCGCCGCCTCGACGACGAGGACGTGCTGACGCGGTTCGGCGCGCTCATCAACGCCGAGGAGATCGGCGGGAACGCGTCCCTGGTGGCGATGCACGCGCCCGAGGACGAGTTCGACGAGATAGCGGAGACGGTCAACGGGTTCCGCGAGGTCGCGCACAACTACGAGCGCGAGCACCCGCACCTGAACATGTGGTTCGTGGTGTCGGTCGCGGACGACGAGAACGTCGAGGACGTGCTCACGGAAATCGAGGCCGAAACCGGGCAGACGACGTACAACCTCCCGAAGCAGCGGGAGTTCCGCGTGGAGGCGAAGTTCCTCGTCGACGGCCCGATTTCGGACGGCGACGTGGACCTCTCGCACCTCGGGCCGACGCCGGACCCGACCGACCGCGACACGCTGACGCCGGCCGAGCGCGACCTCGTGTTGGAAGTGCAGGACGGTCTCCCGGTCGTGGAGACGCCGTATCAGGCGGTCGCCGAGGAAATCGGCCAGGAGACCGACTGGGTCGTGGAGACGCTGCGGCGGTTCAACGAGGAAGGGAAGGTCCGGCGCGTCGGCGTCATCCCGAACCACTACTCGCTGGGGTACACGGAGAACGGGATGACCGTCTGGGACGTGCCCGACAACCTCGTCGACGAGGTCGGTCCCGCGGTGGCGAGCCTCGACTTCGTCACGCACTGCTACGAGCGCCCGCGCCACGACGGCGTCTGGGAGTACAACTTCTTCGCGATGACGCACGGGCGCAGCGAGGCGGAGAGCCAGCAGCGCATCGAGCAAGTCCGGGACGTGATGGCCGAGTACTGGGACGTCGGCGACGACGACTGGGACACGCTGTTCTCGACGCGCATCCTGAAGAAGACCGGCATCCGGTTGGCCGAGCGCGCGGACGCCAACACCGCATGA
- a CDS encoding bifunctional precorrin-2 dehydrogenase/sirohydrochlorin ferrochelatase yields MIPLFHDFTGETVLVVGGGPVGARKARKFAREADVVVLSPAFADANFGDAERVQTAPDPEDAADWVDRTDPVLVVAATDDGEVNDAFAAAARDAGALVNRADESGERDADSVVVPATVRDDPVAVAVSTGGSSPALSKYLREQLTDELAGAGGMAELTAALRAELKAADVDPGTRRDAVRAVVRSGPVWKALRTGGTNARQTADDVVTGVVGNSEWST; encoded by the coding sequence GTGATTCCGCTGTTCCACGACTTCACCGGCGAGACGGTGCTGGTCGTCGGCGGCGGACCGGTGGGCGCGCGGAAGGCCCGCAAGTTCGCCCGCGAGGCCGACGTGGTGGTTCTCAGTCCGGCGTTCGCGGACGCCAACTTCGGCGACGCCGAGCGCGTGCAGACCGCTCCCGACCCCGAGGACGCAGCCGACTGGGTGGATAGAACCGACCCGGTGCTCGTGGTCGCGGCGACCGACGACGGCGAAGTCAACGACGCGTTCGCGGCCGCGGCGCGGGACGCCGGCGCGCTCGTGAATCGCGCGGACGAGTCCGGCGAGCGGGACGCCGACAGCGTCGTCGTGCCGGCGACGGTTCGCGACGACCCCGTGGCGGTCGCGGTGTCGACTGGTGGTTCGAGTCCCGCGCTCTCGAAGTACCTCCGCGAGCAGCTGACGGACGAACTCGCCGGTGCGGGCGGGATGGCGGAGCTGACAGCGGCCCTCCGGGCGGAACTGAAAGCCGCGGACGTCGACCCCGGGACGCGCCGAGATGCGGTCAGGGCGGTGGTGCGCTCGGGGCCGGTTTGGAAGGCTTTACGTACTGGTGGGACAAACGCCCGGCAAACAGCCGACGACGTCGTCACAGGCGTCGTGGGGAACTCAGAGTGGTCCACGTGA